The Streptomyces sp. DH-12 genome has a window encoding:
- a CDS encoding MerR family transcriptional regulator — MTELWSYKDIAAHIKVQPDTVRSYRKHGLLPPPDRVESGKPYWLPDTVRRWAAARPGNRNRRG, encoded by the coding sequence ATGACCGAGCTGTGGTCGTACAAGGACATCGCGGCCCACATCAAGGTGCAACCGGACACCGTGCGTTCCTACCGCAAGCACGGCCTGCTGCCGCCGCCGGACCGGGTGGAGAGCGGGAAGCCCTACTGGCTCCCCGACACGGTCCGCCGCTGGGCCGCCGCACGCCCCGGCAACCGGAACCGCCGGGGCTGA
- the mmsA gene encoding CoA-acylating methylmalonate-semialdehyde dehydrogenase — translation MTKIVNHWIGGKTAEGASGTYGPVTNPATGEVTTKVAFASVEEVDAAVAAAKEAFRTWGQSSLAQRTSILFRFRALLDAHRDEIAELITAEHGKVHSDALGEVARGLEIVDLACGINVQLKGELSTQVASRVDVASIRQPLGVVAGITPFNFPAMVPMWMFPLAIACGNTFVLKPSEKDPSASVRLAELLAEAGLPEGVFNVVHGDKAAVDRLLEHPDVKAVSFVGSTPIARHIHTTASANGKRVQALGGAKNHMLVLPDADLDAAADAAVSAAYGSAGERCMAVSAVVAVGAIGDELVEKIRERAEKIKIGPGDDPTSEMGPLITATHRDKVASYVAGAADEGAEVVLDGTGYTVDGYENGHWIGISLLDKVPTTAKAYQDEIFGPVLCVLRAGTYEEALDLINASPFGNGAAVFTRDGGAARRFQLEVEAGMVGVNVPIPVPVGYHSFGGWKDSLFGDHHIYGNDGTHFYTRGKVVTTRWPDPADAPAGVDLGFPRNH, via the coding sequence ATGACGAAGATCGTCAACCACTGGATCGGCGGCAAGACCGCCGAAGGCGCCTCGGGAACCTACGGCCCGGTGACGAACCCGGCGACCGGCGAGGTCACCACCAAGGTCGCCTTCGCCTCCGTCGAGGAGGTCGACGCCGCGGTCGCCGCCGCCAAGGAGGCGTTCCGGACCTGGGGGCAGTCCTCCCTCGCCCAGCGCACCTCGATCCTGTTCAGGTTCCGCGCGCTGCTCGACGCCCACCGCGACGAGATCGCCGAGCTGATCACCGCCGAGCACGGCAAGGTGCACTCCGACGCCCTCGGCGAGGTCGCGCGCGGCCTGGAGATCGTCGACCTGGCCTGCGGCATCAACGTCCAGCTCAAGGGCGAGCTGTCCACCCAGGTGGCCAGCCGCGTGGACGTGGCGTCCATCCGTCAGCCGCTCGGCGTGGTCGCCGGCATCACCCCGTTCAACTTCCCGGCGATGGTGCCGATGTGGATGTTCCCCCTCGCCATCGCCTGCGGCAACACCTTCGTGCTCAAGCCCAGCGAGAAGGACCCGTCCGCCTCCGTCCGCCTCGCCGAGCTGCTCGCCGAGGCCGGACTGCCCGAGGGCGTGTTCAACGTGGTGCACGGCGACAAGGCGGCCGTCGACCGCCTCCTGGAGCACCCGGACGTCAAGGCCGTGTCCTTCGTCGGCTCCACGCCCATCGCCCGTCACATCCACACCACCGCCTCCGCCAACGGCAAGCGCGTGCAGGCCCTCGGCGGCGCCAAGAACCACATGCTGGTGCTGCCCGACGCCGACCTCGACGCGGCCGCCGACGCCGCCGTGTCCGCCGCCTACGGATCGGCCGGCGAGCGCTGCATGGCCGTCTCCGCGGTCGTCGCCGTCGGCGCGATCGGCGACGAGCTGGTGGAGAAGATCCGCGAGCGCGCCGAGAAGATCAAGATCGGCCCCGGCGACGACCCCACCTCCGAGATGGGCCCGCTGATCACCGCGACCCACCGCGACAAGGTCGCCTCCTACGTCGCCGGCGCGGCCGACGAGGGCGCCGAAGTCGTCCTGGACGGCACCGGGTACACCGTCGACGGCTACGAGAACGGCCACTGGATCGGCATCTCCCTGCTCGACAAGGTGCCGACGACCGCCAAGGCCTACCAGGACGAGATCTTCGGCCCCGTCCTGTGCGTGCTGCGCGCCGGCACGTACGAGGAGGCCCTGGACCTCATCAACGCCTCGCCGTTCGGCAACGGCGCCGCCGTCTTCACCCGGGACGGCGGCGCCGCCCGCCGCTTCCAGCTCGAGGTCGAGGCCGGCATGGTCGGCGTCAACGTCCCGATCCCGGTCCCCGTGGGCTACCACTCCTTCGGCGGCTGGAAGGACTCCCTCTTCGGCGACCACCACATCTACGGCAACGACGGCACGCACTTCTACACCCGCGGCAAGGTCGTCACCACCCGCTGGCCCGACCCGGCGGACGCCCCGGCCGGCGTCGACCTGGGCTTCCCCCGCAACCACTGA
- a CDS encoding alpha/beta fold hydrolase, translating into MDLRLPGLGRPRPRRALAAAAAVVVLAGAGTWTAVASDAEPSVRRADRVMTTDDGVRIDTSYFTAGPDGRRPAVLLGHGFGGSKEDVREQAEDLARDGYAVLTWSARGFGGSTGKIGLNDPEGEVADVSRLVDWLATRPEVRLDQDGDPRVGMAGNSYGGAVALLGAGHDDRIDAIAPAITYFDLAEALFPGGVFKKLWAGAFVTSGGGCARFEPELCAMYERVAESGVPDERARALLEARSPAAVADRIDVPTLLMQGQTDSLFPLGQADAAARAIRANGAPVGVDWLAGGHDGGDPETDRLHERVRAWFDRYLKGDENADTGPAFRVTRTGGVDSTDGRAQLRGASADAYPGLRGGGRSVKLTGREQSFANPAGASPPAVSALPGIGGAGGLSQLSSLGVGVSLDFPGQHARFESAPVARDLRITGSPAVTVRVRSTSDDAVLFAKVYDVGPDGRQQVLPSQLVTPVRVEGARAGKDVRLTLPAVDHEVREGHRLRLVLASTDLAHASPAAPATYTVSLRSDLTVPTAPGVTTAAAPLPAWVVWLPVAGAAVALALLLTGRRTAAPAPDPDLADVPLQITGLSKRYARSVDRYAVRDLSFRVEKGQVLGLLGPNGAGKTTTLRMLMGLIKPDDGEIRVFGHAVRPGAPVLSRVGAFVEGAGFLPHLSGRENLELYWAATGRPPGDAHLDEALEIAGLGDALARAVRTYSQGMRQRLAIAQAMLGLPDLLILDEPTNGLDPPQIREMREVMIRYAAAGRTVIVSSHLLAEVEQSCTHLVVMDRGRLVQAGPVHDIIGSGDTLLVGTVTPVEEPLAEKVAALPGVASAVRTDEGLLVRLGADGTAPRLIAELVRLEVPVTSVGPHRRLEDAFLTLIGGSA; encoded by the coding sequence ATGGATCTTCGACTGCCCGGCCTCGGGCGGCCGCGGCCCCGGCGTGCCCTCGCCGCCGCGGCCGCCGTCGTCGTGCTCGCGGGGGCCGGCACCTGGACCGCCGTCGCCTCCGACGCCGAGCCCTCCGTGCGCCGCGCCGACCGCGTCATGACCACGGACGACGGGGTGCGCATCGACACCTCCTACTTCACCGCCGGACCCGACGGGCGGCGTCCCGCCGTGCTGCTCGGCCACGGCTTCGGCGGCAGCAAGGAGGACGTCCGGGAACAGGCCGAGGACCTCGCCCGCGACGGGTACGCCGTCCTCACCTGGTCCGCGCGCGGCTTCGGCGGGTCCACCGGGAAGATCGGGCTGAACGACCCCGAGGGCGAGGTCGCCGACGTCTCCCGGCTCGTCGACTGGCTGGCCACGCGGCCCGAGGTCCGCCTCGACCAGGACGGCGACCCCCGCGTGGGCATGGCCGGCAACTCCTACGGCGGGGCCGTCGCCCTGCTCGGCGCGGGACACGACGACCGGATCGACGCCATCGCCCCGGCCATCACCTACTTCGACCTCGCCGAGGCCCTGTTCCCGGGCGGCGTGTTCAAGAAGCTGTGGGCGGGCGCCTTCGTCACCTCCGGCGGCGGCTGCGCCCGCTTCGAGCCCGAGCTGTGCGCCATGTACGAGCGGGTCGCCGAGTCCGGCGTGCCCGACGAGCGGGCGCGGGCCCTTCTCGAAGCACGCTCGCCGGCCGCCGTCGCGGACCGCATCGACGTGCCCACCCTGCTGATGCAGGGGCAGACCGACTCGCTGTTCCCGCTCGGCCAGGCCGACGCCGCCGCACGCGCGATCCGCGCCAACGGCGCCCCCGTCGGCGTCGACTGGCTCGCCGGCGGGCACGACGGCGGCGACCCCGAGACCGACCGTCTGCACGAGCGCGTCCGCGCCTGGTTCGACCGGTACCTCAAGGGCGACGAGAACGCCGACACCGGCCCCGCCTTCCGCGTCACCCGCACCGGGGGCGTCGACTCCACCGACGGCCGGGCCCAGCTGCGCGGCGCGAGCGCCGACGCCTACCCGGGCCTGCGCGGCGGCGGCCGCTCCGTGAAGCTCACCGGCCGCGAGCAGAGCTTCGCCAACCCGGCCGGCGCCAGCCCGCCCGCCGTGTCCGCGCTGCCCGGCATCGGCGGCGCCGGCGGCCTCTCCCAGCTCTCCTCCCTCGGCGTCGGCGTCTCCCTGGACTTCCCGGGCCAGCACGCCCGCTTCGAGTCCGCCCCCGTCGCCCGCGACCTGCGCATCACCGGCTCCCCGGCCGTCACCGTGCGGGTCAGGTCCACCAGCGACGACGCCGTCCTCTTCGCCAAGGTCTACGACGTCGGCCCGGACGGCCGGCAGCAGGTGCTGCCCTCCCAGCTCGTCACCCCGGTCCGCGTCGAGGGCGCCCGCGCCGGGAAGGACGTGCGGCTCACCCTCCCGGCCGTCGACCACGAGGTCCGCGAGGGCCACCGGCTGCGCCTGGTCCTCGCCTCCACCGACCTCGCCCACGCCTCCCCGGCCGCCCCGGCGACGTACACCGTGTCCCTGAGGAGCGACCTCACGGTGCCCACCGCCCCCGGCGTGACCACCGCCGCGGCCCCGCTGCCCGCGTGGGTGGTGTGGCTGCCGGTCGCCGGCGCGGCCGTCGCGCTCGCGCTGCTGCTCACCGGCCGCCGCACCGCCGCCCCGGCCCCCGATCCGGACCTGGCCGACGTACCGCTCCAGATCACCGGCCTGAGCAAGCGGTACGCCCGCTCCGTCGACCGGTACGCCGTGCGGGACCTGTCGTTCCGGGTGGAGAAGGGCCAGGTGCTCGGCCTGCTCGGGCCCAACGGCGCCGGCAAGACCACCACCCTGCGCATGCTGATGGGCCTCATCAAGCCCGACGACGGCGAGATCCGGGTGTTCGGCCACGCCGTCCGCCCCGGCGCCCCCGTGCTCTCCCGGGTCGGCGCCTTCGTCGAGGGCGCGGGCTTCCTGCCGCACCTGTCCGGCCGGGAGAACCTGGAGCTGTACTGGGCCGCCACCGGCCGCCCGCCCGGGGACGCCCACCTCGACGAGGCCCTGGAGATCGCCGGCCTCGGCGATGCCCTCGCCCGCGCGGTGCGCACCTACTCGCAGGGCATGCGCCAGCGGCTCGCCATCGCCCAGGCCATGCTCGGCCTGCCGGACCTGCTGATCCTCGACGAACCGACCAACGGCCTCGACCCGCCGCAGATCCGCGAGATGCGCGAGGTGATGATCCGGTACGCGGCCGCCGGACGCACGGTGATCGTCTCCAGCCACCTGCTGGCGGAGGTCGAGCAGTCCTGCACCCACCTCGTCGTCATGGACCGCGGCCGGCTGGTGCAGGCCGGACCGGTGCACGACATCATCGGCTCCGGCGACACCCTCCTCGTCGGCACCGTCACGCCCGTCGAGGAGCCGCTCGCCGAGAAGGTCGCCGCGCTGCCCGGCGTCGCCTCCGCCGTCCGCACCGACGAGGGACTGCTGGTCCGGCTCGGCGCCGACGGCACCGCCCCCCGGCTGATCGCGGAACTCGTCCGGCTGGAGGTGCCCGTGACGTCGGTGGGCCCCCACCGCCGCCTCGAGGACGCCTTCCTCACCCTGATCGGAGGTTCCGCATGA
- a CDS encoding ABC transporter permease has protein sequence MSALAERAEQSGTSGPPAPAETADGYRAGRTLPLRVELVRQLKRRRTLVMGAVLAVLPFVLVIAFAIGGEPDRPGGRVNLMDTATASGANFAAVNLFVSAGFLLVIPVALFCGDTVASEAGWSSLRYLLAAPVPRMRLLWSKLIVGLGLSLAAMVLLPVVALAVGAVAYGWGPLHIPTGGTLDPATAAGRLAVVVAYLFVSQLVTAGLAFWLSTRTDAPLGAVGGAVGLTIVGNVLDAVTALGDWRHFLPAHWQFAWADAVQPTPEWSGMIQGASVSVTYALVLFALAFRGFARKDVVS, from the coding sequence ATGAGCGCGCTCGCCGAGCGGGCCGAGCAGTCCGGGACCTCCGGGCCGCCCGCACCCGCCGAGACCGCCGACGGCTACCGTGCCGGCCGCACCCTGCCGCTGCGGGTCGAGCTGGTCCGCCAGCTCAAGCGGCGGCGCACCCTCGTCATGGGCGCGGTCCTCGCCGTGCTGCCGTTCGTACTGGTGATCGCCTTCGCGATCGGCGGGGAGCCGGACCGCCCCGGCGGCCGGGTGAACCTGATGGACACGGCCACCGCGTCCGGGGCCAACTTCGCCGCCGTCAACCTCTTCGTGTCGGCGGGCTTCCTGCTGGTCATCCCGGTCGCCCTGTTCTGCGGGGACACCGTCGCCTCGGAGGCCGGCTGGTCCTCCCTGCGCTACCTGCTCGCGGCGCCCGTGCCCCGGATGCGGCTGCTGTGGTCCAAGCTGATCGTCGGACTGGGGCTCAGTCTCGCCGCGATGGTGCTGCTGCCGGTGGTGGCGCTCGCCGTCGGCGCCGTCGCCTACGGCTGGGGCCCGCTGCACATCCCGACCGGCGGCACGCTCGACCCCGCCACCGCCGCCGGGCGGCTCGCGGTGGTCGTCGCGTACCTCTTCGTGTCGCAGCTGGTCACCGCCGGACTGGCGTTCTGGCTGTCCACCCGCACCGACGCCCCGCTGGGCGCGGTCGGCGGCGCCGTCGGCCTGACCATCGTCGGCAACGTCCTGGACGCCGTGACCGCCCTCGGCGACTGGCGGCACTTCCTGCCGGCTCACTGGCAGTTCGCCTGGGCGGACGCCGTCCAGCCCACCCCGGAGTGGTCCGGCATGATCCAGGGCGCGTCGGTGTCCGTGACGTACGCGCTCGTGCTGTTCGCACTGGCGTTCCGGGGGTTCGCGCGCAAGGACGTGGTGTCCTGA
- a CDS encoding chaplin, which produces MRQTLSRGVFTAAAAATGILSLYGTPALADSFAGGGAEDSPGVLSGNNVQAPVHAPVNACGNTVTAVGALNSASGNTCVNESGGHGESAGGAHAAGGAEGSPGVLSGNNVQAPVHAPVNACGNNVTVVGGLNSASDNTCANVSEGSHGGKSSDRPDRSAHSRHETASGVSHAESGGAHAVGAAKGSPGVLSGNVIQAPVDLSLNACGNSVNLVGLFNDASGNTCVNESGHEEKEPEKTPEKDKPEPPAKAVTPPKHVEPPAVDTPDSPPHLAETGTDGLMAASAAGAALLTGGAVLYRRGRVGARR; this is translated from the coding sequence TTGCGACAGACCCTGAGCAGGGGAGTGTTCACGGCGGCCGCTGCCGCCACGGGCATTCTGTCCCTGTACGGAACCCCCGCCCTCGCCGACTCGTTCGCGGGGGGCGGTGCCGAGGATTCTCCCGGTGTGCTGTCCGGGAACAATGTGCAGGCGCCCGTCCATGCCCCCGTGAACGCCTGCGGCAACACCGTCACCGCCGTGGGGGCTCTCAACAGCGCGTCCGGCAACACGTGCGTCAACGAGTCCGGCGGCCACGGCGAGTCGGCCGGCGGGGCCCACGCGGCCGGCGGCGCCGAGGGCTCGCCCGGTGTGCTGTCCGGGAACAACGTGCAGGCGCCCGTCCACGCCCCCGTGAACGCCTGCGGCAACAACGTCACCGTCGTCGGCGGGCTCAACAGCGCCTCCGACAACACCTGCGCCAACGTCTCGGAGGGCTCGCACGGCGGCAAGTCCTCGGACCGCCCGGACCGCTCGGCGCACTCCCGCCACGAGACCGCCTCGGGCGTCTCGCACGCCGAGAGCGGCGGGGCCCACGCGGTCGGCGCCGCCAAGGGATCGCCCGGCGTGCTCTCCGGCAACGTCATCCAGGCGCCCGTCGACCTGTCGCTGAACGCGTGTGGCAACAGCGTCAACCTCGTCGGCCTGTTCAACGACGCCTCCGGCAACACCTGCGTCAACGAGTCCGGCCACGAGGAGAAGGAGCCGGAGAAGACGCCGGAGAAGGACAAGCCCGAGCCGCCCGCCAAGGCCGTGACGCCGCCGAAGCACGTCGAGCCGCCGGCCGTCGACACGCCGGACAGCCCGCCGCACCTCGCGGAGACCGGCACCGACGGCCTGATGGCCGCCTCCGCCGCCGGTGCCGCGCTGCTCACCGGCGGGGCCGTGCTGTACCGCCGCGGCCGCGTCGGCGCCCGCCGCTGA
- a CDS encoding NAD(P)-binding domain-containing protein translates to MYDLLVVGAGPYGLSIASHAAAAGLNLRVLGRPMASWRDHMPAGMFLKSEPWASNLSDPAGRWRLDAYCAERGLTARHAQPIPVADFASYGLWFARHAVPEVDERLIARVSSGPEGFSAVAEDGEVLHARTVALAVGVMPFIEVPAALRGLHPTLVTHSSHHSDLGPFQGKDVTVIGGGQAALETAALLAEQGTRVRVLARAERLRWNDVPPPWERPWWQSLRSPHSGLGPGWRNWFYSERPGLFRRLPEATRTRIAATALGPAGAWWVRERVERAVDLLPGHEVTAAAAVPGGLRLELADRTGARRTLETEHVIAATGFKAHRDRLGLLSAELRGAMTALPDGSPVVGRGFESSYPGLFLAGLVTAPGFGPAMRFVHGATFTASTLVQGVRRRLRAAPARGTVPVPAGAGRGGAPAPVRG, encoded by the coding sequence ATGTACGACCTCCTGGTGGTGGGCGCGGGTCCGTACGGTCTGTCGATCGCGTCGCACGCGGCGGCCGCCGGACTGAACCTGCGTGTCCTCGGCCGGCCCATGGCGTCCTGGCGGGACCACATGCCGGCCGGGATGTTCCTGAAGTCGGAGCCGTGGGCGTCCAACCTGTCCGACCCGGCCGGACGCTGGCGGCTGGACGCGTACTGCGCCGAGCGGGGCCTGACCGCGCGTCACGCGCAGCCGATCCCGGTGGCGGACTTCGCCTCGTACGGGCTGTGGTTCGCGCGCCACGCCGTGCCGGAGGTGGACGAGCGGCTGATCGCGCGGGTGTCGTCGGGCCCGGAGGGCTTCAGCGCGGTCGCCGAGGACGGGGAGGTGCTGCACGCGCGGACGGTGGCGCTGGCGGTGGGCGTGATGCCGTTCATCGAGGTGCCGGCGGCGCTGCGCGGGCTGCACCCGACGCTGGTGACGCACAGCAGCCACCACAGCGACCTGGGTCCCTTCCAGGGCAAGGACGTCACGGTGATCGGCGGCGGGCAGGCGGCGCTGGAGACGGCGGCGCTGCTGGCGGAGCAGGGCACGCGGGTGCGGGTGCTGGCGCGGGCGGAGCGGCTGCGCTGGAACGACGTGCCGCCGCCGTGGGAGCGGCCGTGGTGGCAGTCGCTGCGCTCCCCGCACAGCGGTCTGGGGCCGGGCTGGCGGAACTGGTTCTACTCGGAGCGGCCGGGGCTGTTCCGGCGGCTGCCGGAGGCGACCCGGACCCGGATCGCGGCGACGGCGCTGGGTCCGGCGGGCGCCTGGTGGGTGCGGGAGCGGGTGGAGCGCGCGGTGGACCTGCTGCCGGGCCACGAGGTGACCGCGGCGGCCGCGGTGCCGGGCGGGCTGCGGCTGGAGCTGGCCGACCGGACGGGCGCGCGGCGCACCCTGGAGACCGAGCACGTCATCGCCGCCACCGGCTTCAAGGCGCACCGTGACCGGCTGGGGCTGCTGTCGGCGGAGCTGCGCGGCGCGATGACGGCGCTGCCCGACGGGTCCCCGGTGGTCGGCCGGGGCTTCGAGTCGTCCTACCCCGGCCTGTTCCTGGCGGGTCTGGTGACGGCGCCCGGGTTCGGTCCGGCGATGCGGTTCGTGCACGGGGCGACGTTCACGGCGTCGACGCTGGTGCAGGGGGTGCGCAGGCGGCTGCGGGCGGCCCCGGCGCGCGGGACCGTGCCGGTGCCCGCGGGCGCCGGCCGCGGCGGCGCGCCGGCCCCGGTGCGCGGCTGA
- a CDS encoding ATP-grasp domain-containing protein, producing MSLLDTRVPAVVLRIDRNPFHHGTLGAVRSLGRAGVDVHVVADCTKSPVARSRFVRRLHTPPPPDASAEEILAVLRRVAGQVGRPAVLVPMDDATAIAAARLREELAPSYLLPVMPPALAERVADKAGLAGVCASVGVPHPRTLVPDTPARAAEDALRLGLPVVAKWSRPWLLPAGSGLRSTQVLRTAREARELHARTAEAGSPLLLQAYLPPGTDRDWFFHGYADRTGTVRAGGPGRKHLSWPRGAGLTAVGRWTPNSEVSALAERLTGELGYRGVFDLDFRRCGTTGRYHLLDFNPRPGAQFRLFADSAGLDVVRALHADLTGRPLSGGDPVAGRAFVVENYAPLAALRPAPGGRELAWYAGDDRAPGWAMWALWVRHVSGRLRRRLGAAAEVPAQRPAPRADTPSLTTDNEKASS from the coding sequence GTGTCCTTGCTTGACACCCGGGTTCCCGCGGTTGTGCTGCGGATCGACCGGAATCCCTTTCACCACGGAACACTGGGCGCCGTCCGGTCGCTCGGCCGGGCGGGGGTGGACGTGCATGTCGTCGCCGACTGCACGAAAAGTCCCGTGGCCCGGTCGCGGTTCGTGCGCCGGCTGCACACCCCGCCGCCCCCGGACGCGTCCGCGGAGGAGATCCTCGCCGTGCTGCGCCGCGTGGCCGGGCAGGTGGGACGCCCGGCGGTGCTGGTGCCGATGGACGACGCCACCGCGATCGCCGCGGCCCGGCTGCGCGAGGAGCTGGCCCCCTCCTACCTGCTGCCGGTGATGCCGCCGGCGCTGGCCGAACGCGTCGCGGACAAGGCCGGACTGGCCGGTGTGTGCGCCTCCGTGGGCGTGCCGCACCCGCGCACGCTGGTCCCGGACACCCCGGCGCGGGCCGCCGAGGACGCGCTGCGGCTCGGGCTGCCCGTGGTCGCCAAGTGGAGCCGGCCCTGGCTGCTCCCGGCGGGCTCCGGGCTGCGCAGCACACAGGTGCTGCGCACGGCCCGCGAGGCGCGGGAACTGCACGCGCGCACCGCGGAGGCGGGCAGCCCGCTGCTGCTCCAGGCGTACCTGCCGCCCGGCACGGACCGGGACTGGTTCTTCCACGGCTACGCCGACCGCACCGGGACGGTGCGGGCGGGCGGGCCGGGCCGCAAGCACCTGTCCTGGCCGCGCGGGGCGGGACTGACCGCGGTGGGCCGCTGGACGCCCAACTCGGAGGTGTCCGCGCTCGCCGAGCGGCTCACCGGCGAGCTGGGCTACCGGGGCGTCTTCGACCTGGACTTCCGCCGCTGCGGCACCACCGGCCGCTACCACCTCCTCGACTTCAACCCGCGCCCCGGCGCCCAGTTCCGGCTGTTCGCCGACAGCGCGGGCCTGGACGTCGTACGGGCGCTGCACGCGGACCTGACGGGGCGTCCGCTGTCCGGCGGCGATCCGGTGGCCGGCAGGGCGTTCGTGGTGGAGAACTACGCGCCCCTCGCCGCGCTGCGTCCCGCGCCCGGCGGGCGTGAACTGGCCTGGTACGCGGGCGACGACCGCGCCCCGGGCTGGGCGATGTGGGCCCTGTGGGTCCGTCATGTGTCCGGCCGGCTGCGCCGGCGCCTGGGCGCCGCGGCCGAGGTGCCGGCGCAGCGCCCGGCGCCCCGGGCGGACACGCCCTCCCTGACGACCGACAACGAGAAAGCGAGCAGCTGA
- a CDS encoding glycosyl hydrolase, which produces MAPQHRRVRARALAVGAAAVVVTAALAAGPAAGAAPTDDTGAASPGPTGRPAPAAGAQPAPAAGPAAPAFPTPDVGVPAVSVPYLPAPAVPAVPEVRPPAVAPPSTPAPAEGVPPFGAFLASDERGVERMEQLSRWLGGAELRVGHTYLPGNHWKDIEGDVGFLEAWARWRNADDTRMLVLNVPLQERNEAGVPDGEVRELLRRGAAGEFDHHFRALAERLVALRIPDTVLVLGWEMNGITYTHRCGPDPENWKKYWNRIVTTMRSVPGQEFRFEFTPNRGRDAVPWTQCYPGDDTVDIIGMDSYDQPSGMSFDEQVEEPYGLQAHVDFAKAHGKPISYPEWGLFRNGDNPAYMRGMLAWMQRHRPLYHTVTDYCPHGVWQCDDNPESSRVFRSALYGRTPEDPQTPAPAEPPAGPELPDHCAPLDLGRWVEHWLGGKLCLRLDWWSRSR; this is translated from the coding sequence ATGGCCCCACAGCACAGGCGGGTCCGGGCCCGTGCCCTGGCCGTGGGCGCGGCGGCGGTCGTGGTGACGGCCGCCCTGGCGGCGGGTCCCGCGGCCGGGGCGGCGCCCACGGACGACACCGGGGCCGCGTCGCCGGGCCCCACCGGGCGTCCCGCACCGGCCGCCGGAGCACAGCCCGCACCGGCCGCCGGGCCCGCCGCGCCGGCCTTCCCCACGCCCGACGTCGGCGTCCCCGCCGTGTCCGTGCCCTACCTCCCCGCGCCCGCCGTCCCCGCCGTCCCGGAGGTGCGGCCGCCGGCGGTCGCCCCTCCGTCCACGCCCGCCCCCGCGGAGGGCGTGCCGCCGTTCGGCGCGTTCCTCGCCTCCGACGAGCGCGGCGTGGAGCGGATGGAGCAGCTCAGCCGCTGGCTCGGCGGCGCGGAACTGCGCGTGGGCCACACCTACCTGCCCGGCAACCACTGGAAGGACATCGAGGGCGACGTCGGCTTCCTCGAGGCGTGGGCGCGGTGGCGCAACGCCGACGACACACGGATGCTCGTCCTCAACGTCCCGCTCCAGGAGCGCAACGAGGCGGGCGTGCCCGACGGGGAGGTCCGCGAGCTGCTGCGGCGCGGCGCGGCCGGCGAGTTCGACCACCACTTCCGCGCCCTCGCCGAACGGCTCGTCGCGCTGAGGATCCCGGACACCGTGCTGGTGCTCGGCTGGGAGATGAACGGCATCACCTACACCCACCGCTGCGGCCCCGACCCGGAGAACTGGAAGAAGTACTGGAACCGCATCGTCACCACGATGCGTTCCGTCCCCGGCCAGGAATTCCGGTTCGAGTTCACGCCCAACCGGGGCCGCGACGCCGTGCCGTGGACGCAGTGCTATCCCGGCGACGACACCGTCGACATCATCGGAATGGACTCCTACGACCAGCCGTCCGGGATGTCCTTCGACGAACAGGTGGAGGAACCCTACGGACTCCAGGCGCACGTCGATTTCGCCAAGGCGCACGGAAAGCCCATCTCCTACCCGGAGTGGGGGCTTTTCCGCAACGGCGACAATCCCGCGTACATGCGCGGCATGCTCGCCTGGATGCAGCGGCACCGGCCCCTCTACCACACGGTGACCGACTACTGCCCGCACGGCGTGTGGCAGTGCGACGACAACCCGGAGTCCTCCCGCGTCTTCCGTTCCGCCCTCTACGGCCGCACGCCCGAGGACCCGCAGACCCCGGCGCCCGCCGAGCCGCCCGCGGGACCGGAGCTGCCGGACCACTGCGCGCCGCTGGACCTCGGACGCTGGGTGGAGCACTGGCTCGGCGGGAAGCTGTGCCTGCGCCTCGACTGGTGGTCGCGCTCCCGGTAG
- a CDS encoding lipopolysaccharide biosynthesis protein, with protein sequence MTDTPTRLRLPSLDRVRRLPAWSALVAGTLLGGLSGGAYGLLTPPEYTATSYVVAVPTDQATPESARGFAQAYGRVATQLAVLGDAQVWAGVPVRTLRDGVRTATSPDAPMVSVTAVSERPDTAVDMANAVARALTRHAEDSKDSTRVRLVQFSRAVKPSAPASASAAVTALVGASAGGLLGGLALLARPRRGGRDGEPAPAASVPGPAAAADVPR encoded by the coding sequence ATGACCGACACCCCGACCCGTCTGCGCCTTCCGTCCCTGGACCGCGTCAGGAGGCTGCCCGCCTGGTCCGCGCTGGTGGCCGGCACGCTTCTCGGCGGCCTGTCCGGCGGCGCGTACGGCCTGCTCACGCCGCCCGAGTACACGGCGACCAGTTACGTCGTGGCCGTCCCGACCGACCAGGCCACCCCGGAGTCCGCGCGGGGTTTCGCGCAGGCGTACGGGCGGGTGGCCACCCAGCTCGCGGTGCTGGGGGACGCGCAGGTGTGGGCCGGTGTGCCGGTGCGCACCCTGCGGGACGGCGTGCGCACGGCGACCTCGCCGGACGCGCCGATGGTGTCCGTCACGGCCGTCTCCGAGCGGCCCGACACGGCCGTCGACATGGCGAACGCGGTGGCGCGGGCGCTGACCCGGCACGCGGAGGACTCCAAGGACAGCACCCGGGTGCGGCTGGTGCAGTTCTCCCGCGCGGTGAAGCCGTCCGCGCCCGCGTCGGCGTCGGCGGCGGTGACCGCCCTGGTCGGCGCGAGCGCGGGCGGGCTGCTCGGCGGGCTCGCGCTGCTGGCCCGGCCCCGCCGCGGCGGCCGGGACGGGGAACCGGCGCCCGCCGCCTCGGTGCCCGGTCCGGCCGCCGCCGCCGACGTGCCGCGGTGA